A part of Larkinella insperata genomic DNA contains:
- a CDS encoding ATP-binding protein yields the protein MKKTVLLLVVLLTARVCLAQHKDLDSLRAQLKSPALADTMRVKILFRLGYALTETKRDTARAYLDEALSLAQRSHYPKGEVNILLSLAYLNLEKEPQLAIRQLLRARQIAWQLPDPGLRFRVDSVLGYFHNALQEYRKGIDYYRRSLGSLSPTDTVNRVSVYINIGHLYERLDRLDSARHFLLQALPMSQRASPGALAYAYYCLGLVEEKEDQPNQALNHYRQSLKAATAVGDRKSMREATLLLGQVFYRLNQPDSSLLYSRRAYALGKDNPYSSGMQTNSQLLATLFMDKGRLDSALFYQELNSTIKDSIYSQEKQRDVQTQLFREQQREQALREEQRAFESQVKIYGLLGGMAVLLLLAVVLFRNNRRQQRTNALLDRQNQQIQQQHDQLADSLTSLQRTQAQLIQREKMASLGELTAGIAHEIQNPLNFVNNFSELSSELLDELRTGPLQHLPTGEQPYAAEILGDLSQNLAKIHHHGQRADAIVKGMLEHSRSATGRKGPTDLNALVEEYLRLAYHGQQAQDSGFTAQLVTELDSALGRMDLHPQDISRVLLNLYNNAFYAVRQQQRKAETGSYHPTITVRTERSGGRAIIRIRDNGTGIPETVQQKIFQPFFTTKPTGQGTGLGLSLSYDIITNGHGGRIDVSSQEGHGAEFVIELPVEVPLPEIAGEK from the coding sequence ATGAAAAAAACGGTTCTGCTGCTTGTTGTCTTGCTGACCGCCCGCGTGTGCCTTGCTCAACATAAAGATCTGGATAGCCTCCGGGCCCAACTAAAATCTCCCGCCCTGGCAGATACCATGCGGGTTAAAATTCTGTTTCGACTCGGATACGCCCTGACCGAAACCAAACGCGATACGGCCCGGGCTTATCTTGACGAGGCCCTGAGCCTGGCCCAGCGGAGTCACTACCCCAAAGGCGAAGTAAACATCCTGCTGTCGCTGGCCTACCTGAACCTGGAGAAAGAGCCCCAGCTGGCCATCCGGCAGTTGCTGCGGGCCCGGCAGATCGCCTGGCAACTCCCCGATCCGGGCCTGCGGTTCCGCGTCGACAGCGTGTTGGGGTATTTTCACAACGCCTTACAGGAATACCGCAAAGGAATCGACTATTACCGCCGTTCGTTGGGGTCTCTCAGTCCGACCGATACGGTAAACCGAGTTTCAGTCTACATCAACATCGGCCATTTGTACGAGCGACTGGACCGGCTGGATTCTGCCCGTCACTTCCTGCTCCAAGCCCTGCCGATGAGTCAGCGGGCGTCGCCGGGGGCACTGGCGTATGCGTATTATTGCCTGGGGCTTGTGGAAGAAAAAGAAGACCAGCCCAACCAAGCGCTCAACCATTACCGCCAGAGCCTGAAAGCCGCTACCGCCGTTGGTGATCGAAAAAGTATGCGGGAAGCGACGTTGCTTCTCGGCCAGGTATTTTACCGCCTGAATCAGCCGGATTCGAGCCTGCTTTACAGCCGCCGGGCCTACGCGCTGGGCAAAGACAATCCGTATTCCAGCGGTATGCAGACCAATAGCCAGCTGCTGGCCACCTTGTTTATGGACAAGGGCCGGCTGGACAGTGCGCTTTTTTACCAGGAACTCAACTCCACCATCAAGGATTCCATCTACAGCCAGGAGAAGCAGCGCGACGTGCAGACCCAACTGTTCCGGGAGCAGCAGCGGGAACAGGCCCTGCGTGAAGAGCAGCGGGCGTTTGAAAGTCAGGTAAAAATATACGGGTTGCTGGGCGGCATGGCGGTTTTACTGCTGCTGGCCGTCGTCCTGTTCCGCAACAACCGTCGGCAGCAGCGCACCAACGCCCTGCTCGATCGGCAAAACCAGCAGATCCAGCAGCAGCACGATCAGTTGGCCGACTCGCTGACGTCTCTCCAGCGCACCCAGGCCCAGCTTATTCAGCGGGAAAAGATGGCGTCGCTGGGAGAACTGACGGCGGGCATTGCCCACGAAATTCAAAACCCGCTGAATTTCGTCAACAACTTTTCCGAACTCAGCAGCGAACTGCTCGACGAACTCCGGACGGGACCGTTGCAGCATTTACCGACCGGGGAACAGCCCTACGCGGCCGAAATCCTGGGCGACCTGTCGCAGAACCTGGCCAAAATTCACCACCACGGCCAGCGGGCGGATGCCATCGTCAAGGGTATGCTGGAGCACAGCCGCAGTGCTACGGGCCGGAAAGGACCGACGGACCTCAACGCGCTGGTGGAAGAATACCTCAGACTGGCTTACCACGGCCAGCAGGCCCAGGATAGCGGCTTTACGGCCCAGCTCGTCACCGAACTTGATTCGGCCCTGGGACGGATGGATCTCCACCCGCAGGACATCAGCCGGGTTTTACTGAATCTGTACAACAATGCCTTCTACGCCGTCCGGCAGCAACAGCGGAAAGCCGAAACCGGCAGCTACCACCCCACCATAACGGTGCGGACCGAACGTAGCGGTGGGCGGGCCATCATCCGGATTCGGGATAACGGGACCGGCATTCCAGAAACGGTTCAGCAGAAGATTTTCCAGCCGTTTTTCACCACCAAACCCACCGGCCAGGGAACGGGTTTGGGGCTATCGCTCAGTTACGACATCATCACCAACGGCCACGGCGGCCGGATCGACGTCAGCAGTCAGGAAGGCCACGGGGCCGAGTTTGTCATCGAATTGCCGGTGGAGGTTCCGCTGCCCGAAATAGCGGGCGAGAAATAA
- a CDS encoding family 43 glycosylhydrolase — translation MKLVRVAFLVLLTHVSILSAWAQPAVIPGDYPDPSVTKVGNTYWASATTSNWFPAYPLLKSDDLVNWQTVGNIFTKVPDWADYYFWAPEITEEKGRIYVYYTAHKKGGNLCVAVASADRPEGPYRDHGPLVGQPDGSIDGFPMRDENGQLYLIWKEDGNSVRQPTPIWAQPMNEERTALTGEKKELFRNDTPWENNLVEGVAMVKHGGYFYAIYAGAGCCGTGCTYATGVARAKSLLGPWEKYAQNPVLTDEGSWRCPGHGTAIEKDGKFYFLYHAYDKESNVYTGRQAVLKEFTFTEDGWIKFLPETALLANAKPAPATISDSFTGKALSDQWQWSIFQPPAFRVKKGALTLSAQPNKFGSAVAQRTLAGDYTVTTTINRKRTTGQAGLAAIGDDDNALGVSTDGRDLTVWKVQRGQKTVLSTQPLVAGKSVHLQLLATGGHLFTFAYSTDGKNYQSLTSQPLDGAFLPPWDRAVRVGVTANGIPGQQAVFNDFVVQNGQRH, via the coding sequence ATGAAACTAGTTCGCGTTGCTTTCCTCGTTCTATTAACCCACGTATCCATTCTCTCCGCCTGGGCGCAACCCGCCGTGATTCCGGGCGACTACCCCGACCCGTCCGTTACAAAAGTAGGCAACACCTACTGGGCGTCGGCTACTACGTCCAACTGGTTTCCGGCGTATCCGCTCCTGAAATCCGACGATCTGGTCAACTGGCAGACGGTTGGTAACATCTTTACCAAGGTGCCCGACTGGGCCGACTACTACTTCTGGGCGCCCGAAATCACCGAGGAAAAGGGTCGGATTTACGTTTATTACACCGCCCACAAAAAGGGCGGTAACCTGTGCGTTGCCGTGGCCAGCGCCGACCGTCCCGAGGGTCCCTACCGCGATCACGGTCCGCTGGTGGGACAGCCCGACGGCTCGATTGACGGGTTTCCGATGCGCGACGAAAACGGCCAGCTCTACCTGATCTGGAAGGAAGACGGCAACAGCGTCCGGCAGCCGACACCCATCTGGGCGCAGCCGATGAACGAGGAGCGCACCGCCCTGACCGGCGAAAAGAAGGAGCTTTTTCGGAACGATACCCCCTGGGAGAACAACCTGGTCGAAGGGGTGGCGATGGTGAAGCACGGCGGCTACTTCTACGCGATTTACGCCGGAGCGGGTTGCTGCGGAACGGGTTGTACCTACGCAACGGGCGTAGCGCGGGCCAAAAGCCTGCTCGGACCCTGGGAAAAGTACGCGCAGAACCCGGTATTGACCGATGAAGGCTCCTGGCGTTGCCCGGGCCACGGAACGGCCATCGAAAAAGACGGCAAGTTTTATTTCCTCTACCACGCCTACGACAAGGAGTCGAACGTGTATACCGGTCGGCAGGCGGTTCTGAAGGAGTTTACTTTTACGGAAGATGGCTGGATCAAATTCCTGCCCGAAACCGCTCTGTTGGCAAACGCCAAACCCGCCCCGGCGACCATCTCGGACTCGTTTACGGGAAAAGCCTTATCCGATCAGTGGCAATGGTCCATTTTCCAGCCGCCGGCTTTTCGGGTCAAGAAGGGCGCGCTAACTCTGTCGGCCCAACCGAATAAATTTGGAAGCGCGGTGGCTCAGCGGACGCTGGCGGGCGATTATACCGTCACCACGACCATCAACCGGAAACGCACGACGGGGCAGGCCGGTTTGGCGGCCATCGGCGACGATGATAATGCCCTGGGCGTTTCGACGGACGGGCGCGATTTAACGGTCTGGAAAGTGCAGCGGGGCCAGAAAACCGTGTTGTCGACGCAGCCGCTTGTGGCTGGCAAATCGGTTCATCTGCAACTGCTGGCGACCGGCGGCCATCTCTTTACGTTCGCTTACTCGACGGACGGCAAAAACTACCAATCCCTGACCAGCCAACCCCTGGACGGGGCTTTTCTGCCCCCCTGGGACCGGGCTGTTCGTGTCGGCGTTACGGCCAATGGAATACCGGGCCAGCAGGCTGTTTTCAACGATTTTGTGGTGCAAAACGGTCAGCGTCACTAA
- a CDS encoding LEA type 2 family protein, with translation MKKGWIIALGLLLIGFIGAYIWYSRLKNRAENEPSAYKDTLKPRLEMSTLEITSIDDDRIRMNVKMLIDNPLPVGFKAKRLNYTVLMANTPIVEDAYEKPIEVKSGDSTLVTLPVVVINKKLMTVLKTLDRKDIDSTTYTIRSQFDLDVPILGERTFTQTITRRLPTFYLPKIKVDDLDLGKLGLKETDLAAKVSITNENRFPFNFTDTHYTVSINGKQIAEGDQPESILIKKQATTPVVFPVTIKPGQTLGLLPKMLFDKKDTPFLVTLRCKLIDKSGNSAFNNSQMNTVIRGTLADFKKD, from the coding sequence ATGAAAAAAGGATGGATTATTGCGCTGGGCCTGCTGCTGATCGGATTTATTGGGGCTTATATCTGGTATAGTCGATTGAAAAACCGGGCCGAAAACGAACCCAGTGCCTATAAAGATACGCTCAAACCACGGCTCGAAATGAGCACGCTCGAAATCACCAGCATCGACGACGACCGGATTAGGATGAACGTTAAGATGTTGATTGACAATCCGCTGCCGGTGGGCTTTAAGGCAAAAAGACTGAATTACACCGTGCTGATGGCCAACACCCCCATCGTGGAGGATGCCTACGAAAAACCGATTGAGGTCAAATCCGGCGACAGTACGCTGGTGACGCTGCCGGTGGTTGTAATCAACAAAAAGCTGATGACGGTTTTAAAAACCCTCGACCGCAAAGACATCGACAGCACAACCTATACCATCCGCAGCCAGTTTGACCTCGATGTACCAATTCTGGGCGAGCGGACCTTTACCCAGACCATCACCCGGCGCTTGCCGACTTTTTACCTGCCAAAAATAAAAGTGGACGACCTCGATCTGGGCAAACTGGGTCTGAAAGAAACCGACCTGGCCGCCAAGGTAAGCATCACCAATGAAAACCGCTTCCCGTTCAACTTTACGGACACGCACTACACGGTCAGCATCAACGGCAAACAGATTGCGGAAGGAGACCAGCCGGAGTCAATCCTGATCAAGAAACAGGCCACCACCCCGGTTGTGTTTCCGGTGACGATCAAGCCGGGCCAAACACTCGGCTTGCTGCCCAAGATGCTATTTGATAAAAAAGATACCCCGTTCCTGGTTACGCTGCGGTGCAAGCTCATTGACAAAAGCGGTAATTCGGCTTTCAACAACAGCCAAATGAATACCGTCATCCGGGGAACGCTGGCCGATTTTAAAAAAGACTGA
- a CDS encoding glycoside hydrolase family 43 protein produces MKNCLILLLLFAIGCKSKEESSTPTPPPVTPVDTVGKFRNPILSSAPDPWVINKDGFYYVMHTTGNNLRIYKTRNISRLASATPVTVWTPPATGPNNRDIWAPELHHINGKWYIYYAADNNGVDATHRMFVLENASADPTTGTWIDRGQLNLPENKWAIDGTVVRLNGQLVYAWSGWENDLGGSQNIYICKLTNPYTAEGSRVRVSTPELTWEKQGFGVNEGPQFLVHGGKVFIVYSASFCGTDQYALGQLSADTTANLVAQTAWTKSPNPVFGPYASGTTYGVGHNSFFTAPGTAGAPEYWLVYHANPAPGQGCADFRSARMQPFGWKADGSPDFGSPVSLNEYIKRPSGE; encoded by the coding sequence ATGAAAAATTGCCTGATTCTGCTGTTGTTATTCGCCATCGGTTGTAAGTCCAAGGAAGAATCCTCGACGCCAACACCCCCGCCCGTTACGCCGGTTGATACGGTGGGCAAATTTAGAAATCCCATTCTGTCGTCCGCGCCGGACCCGTGGGTAATCAACAAAGACGGGTTTTATTACGTCATGCACACAACCGGGAACAACCTGCGCATCTACAAAACCCGGAACATCAGCCGCCTGGCTTCGGCCACGCCGGTGACGGTCTGGACGCCCCCCGCCACCGGCCCCAATAACCGCGACATCTGGGCCCCCGAGCTCCACCACATCAACGGGAAGTGGTACATCTATTATGCCGCCGACAACAACGGCGTTGATGCCACGCACCGCATGTTTGTGCTCGAAAACGCGTCCGCCGATCCGACGACCGGCACCTGGATCGACCGGGGGCAGTTGAACCTGCCCGAAAACAAATGGGCCATCGACGGCACGGTGGTGCGGCTCAACGGTCAACTGGTTTATGCCTGGTCGGGCTGGGAAAACGATTTGGGTGGATCACAAAATATATACATTTGCAAACTGACCAACCCGTATACGGCGGAAGGGTCGCGGGTGCGGGTGTCGACCCCGGAGCTGACCTGGGAAAAACAGGGGTTTGGCGTCAACGAAGGACCGCAGTTTCTGGTCCACGGCGGCAAGGTGTTTATCGTCTATTCGGCGAGTTTCTGCGGAACCGACCAATACGCGCTGGGGCAGCTTTCGGCCGACACCACCGCCAACCTCGTTGCCCAGACGGCCTGGACCAAATCGCCGAATCCGGTCTTCGGACCTTACGCCAGCGGCACGACCTACGGAGTGGGCCACAACAGTTTTTTTACCGCGCCGGGCACTGCCGGGGCGCCGGAATACTGGCTGGTGTACCACGCCAACCCGGCTCCGGGCCAGGGTTGCGCCGATTTCCGGTCGGCCCGGATGCAACCCTTCGGGTGGAAAGCCGACGGCTCGCCCGATTTCGGTTCACCGGTCAGCTTAAACGAATACATTAAACGGCCTTCGGGCGAATAG
- a CDS encoding nuclear transport factor 2 family protein, translating to MNASDQIQQVEQRLQKAMLSSDLVELDALLSDELLVTGPDGQLVGKAEDLATHRAGRLRLSALVAQETKIKLLSDDVAVVFALMSLRGTFQEQPFEGSYRYTRVWRRQKENWQIIAAHISAVA from the coding sequence ATGAACGCTTCCGATCAAATTCAGCAGGTGGAGCAGCGGCTTCAGAAGGCCATGCTCTCCAGCGACCTGGTAGAACTAGATGCCTTGTTGTCTGACGAACTGCTGGTGACCGGCCCGGACGGGCAATTGGTGGGCAAAGCGGAAGATTTGGCAACCCACCGGGCGGGTCGGCTTCGCCTTTCGGCGCTGGTGGCGCAGGAAACTAAAATCAAGCTACTGTCCGACGACGTTGCCGTTGTCTTTGCGCTCATGTCGCTGCGGGGCACGTTTCAGGAACAACCGTTCGAAGGCAGTTACCGCTACACCCGCGTCTGGCGCCGACAGAAGGAAAACTGGCAGATCATTGCCGCCCACATCAGCGCGGTTGCGTAA
- a CDS encoding DoxX family protein — MNQALVYPLHWNTAQKLAFRFFFVYFLFYVFPFPLENVPGSYYLTWFYNPAWNALVPWVGRAVLHLPYEITVFPNGSGDTTFNYVQVLCFATLSLTALVVWTVLDRKRANYNTLLYWLVVILRYYLAFTMFGYGFAKLFKTQFPFPPINRLLQPYGESSPMGLAWTFMGYSTGYNWFTGLGEVIGGALLLFRRTTALGAVILIAVIGNIVAINLCFDVPVKLYSFNLLLMTLFVLAAEGKRLINVLLLNRPSPALDVTPFRITRPFRLGRLVVKTLLIGMVLFGNIRSGLEAMEVYGDEAPKPPLYGLYEVESFALNGDTLAPVTTDTTRWRQVVVGGYNGFANLTVRLMNDSLQRYAFEPDTATSKAIVYDRYDTAHKYQLAYQRPDTNSLVIRGCIRQDSVYARLKKQHVGQFLLVNRGFHWINEYPFNR, encoded by the coding sequence ATGAACCAAGCTCTTGTTTATCCTTTGCACTGGAACACGGCCCAGAAGCTCGCTTTTCGGTTTTTCTTTGTTTACTTCCTGTTCTACGTTTTTCCGTTTCCGCTAGAGAATGTTCCCGGTAGTTATTATCTGACCTGGTTTTATAACCCTGCCTGGAATGCCCTGGTGCCGTGGGTGGGCCGGGCGGTTCTTCATCTGCCCTACGAAATCACGGTATTTCCCAACGGCAGTGGCGATACGACGTTCAACTACGTCCAGGTCCTCTGTTTCGCAACGCTGTCGCTGACGGCGCTGGTTGTCTGGACGGTTCTAGACCGAAAACGCGCCAACTACAACACCTTGCTCTATTGGCTGGTGGTCATTTTGCGGTATTATCTGGCATTTACCATGTTTGGCTACGGCTTTGCCAAACTCTTTAAGACCCAGTTTCCGTTTCCCCCCATCAACCGGCTCCTGCAACCCTACGGAGAATCGTCGCCGATGGGGTTGGCCTGGACGTTTATGGGCTATTCTACGGGTTACAACTGGTTTACGGGGCTGGGCGAAGTCATTGGCGGAGCGTTGCTGCTGTTCCGGCGCACCACGGCGCTGGGGGCGGTCATTCTGATTGCGGTCATCGGTAATATCGTTGCCATTAACCTCTGCTTCGATGTGCCCGTGAAGCTCTATTCGTTCAATCTGTTGTTAATGACCCTGTTTGTGCTGGCGGCTGAGGGCAAACGGCTGATCAACGTTCTGCTGCTGAACCGCCCGTCCCCCGCCCTCGATGTAACCCCTTTCCGGATAACCCGCCCGTTTCGCCTGGGTCGGCTGGTGGTGAAAACGCTCCTGATTGGTATGGTGCTGTTTGGGAACATCCGGTCCGGTCTGGAAGCGATGGAAGTATACGGCGATGAGGCTCCGAAACCGCCCTTGTATGGTTTATACGAGGTTGAGTCGTTTGCGCTGAACGGTGATACGCTGGCTCCCGTGACCACCGACACCACGCGCTGGCGGCAGGTGGTTGTGGGCGGTTACAATGGGTTTGCCAACCTAACGGTTCGGTTAATGAACGACAGCCTGCAACGCTACGCATTCGAACCCGATACCGCCACGTCGAAGGCCATCGTGTACGACCGCTACGATACCGCTCACAAATACCAGCTTGCCTACCAGCGTCCGGATACCAACTCACTGGTGATTCGGGGGTGTATTCGTCAGGACTCGGTTTACGCCCGCTTGAAAAAGCAGCACGTGGGGCAGTTTCTGCTGGTCAACCGCGGTTTTCACTGGATCAACGAATACCCGTTTAACCGGTAA
- a CDS encoding TolB family protein produces the protein MKAPLLLIFLSAVFLAGCPMTSPKINYKTARLPDEPTNFKELNTPYDDYNSAGPPMLGTGGPFFFSSNRPNTFRPNGPSSFDIMDYAITISFNQEDGSWYRRADRLSGGRETYGYMPPPDYTGNFDFHLFRRINTSGNELGPFVRTYPNQEKEVFLYASDSTGNLDIYFLHYAPYHGASRAYAGEGPQKAALLNSPHADAYPTLTEAGDQLLFTSDRTGSFDLFAVPVSPENLMASLQASPSSTATPRPLAALNSSADDKCPYINGSLLVFTSNRPGGYGGFDLYYSKWENGGWSAPVNFGPAINTAHDEYRPVTMTSDLFENDLMIFSSNRPGGNGGYDLYYVGIPRGMIQRD, from the coding sequence ATGAAAGCCCCCCTCCTGCTGATTTTTTTGTCCGCCGTTTTTCTGGCCGGATGCCCGATGACTTCGCCCAAAATCAATTACAAGACGGCCCGTCTGCCGGATGAACCGACCAACTTTAAAGAGTTGAACACCCCGTACGATGATTACAATTCGGCCGGACCGCCCATGCTGGGAACGGGCGGCCCCTTCTTTTTTTCCTCCAACCGCCCCAACACCTTCCGGCCAAACGGACCGAGCAGCTTCGATATCATGGATTACGCCATCACGATTAGCTTCAACCAGGAAGACGGAAGCTGGTACCGCCGGGCCGACCGGTTATCGGGGGGCCGCGAAACCTACGGCTACATGCCACCGCCGGATTACACGGGCAATTTCGATTTTCACCTGTTTAGACGCATCAATACGTCGGGCAACGAACTCGGCCCTTTCGTCCGTACCTACCCCAATCAGGAGAAAGAAGTGTTTTTATACGCCAGCGACAGCACCGGCAACCTCGACATTTATTTTCTGCACTACGCGCCGTATCACGGTGCCAGCCGCGCTTACGCCGGGGAAGGACCGCAAAAAGCCGCCCTTCTGAACTCCCCGCATGCCGACGCATACCCAACGCTGACCGAAGCGGGTGACCAACTGCTGTTCACCTCCGACCGCACCGGTTCGTTCGATCTGTTTGCGGTTCCGGTTTCCCCGGAAAATTTGATGGCCAGTCTTCAGGCCAGCCCCTCGTCTACCGCAACACCCCGGCCCCTTGCCGCCCTGAATAGTTCGGCCGACGACAAATGCCCGTACATCAACGGCTCGTTGCTGGTTTTCACCTCGAATCGACCCGGCGGGTACGGCGGCTTTGATCTCTATTATTCAAAATGGGAAAACGGCGGCTGGTCGGCACCGGTTAATTTTGGCCCCGCCATCAACACCGCCCACGATGAATACCGGCCTGTGACGATGACAAGCGATCTTTTCGAAAATGATCTGATGATATTTTCCTCCAACCGACCGGGTGGCAACGGCGGTTACGACCTGTACTACGTCGGCATTCCGCGCGGGATGATTCAGCGGGATTGA
- a CDS encoding isoaspartyl peptidase/L-asparaginase family protein — MYTIAIHGGSGTISRLEITPEQEKEYRQGLDKALEAGYAVLARGGSALEAVEQAVRSLEDFEKFNAGRGSVFSANGKHEMDASIMCGQTLKAGAVAGVTNIRNPITLARTVMEKSENVFLLNPGAEEFAREHGIAVEPDDYFYTDHRFQQLKEAQEANRTQLDHSRSNTGKGTVGAVALDANGNLAAATSTGGLTNKKYGRVGDTPVIGGGTYANNQTCAVSCTGYGEFFIRAVVAYDVSCLLDYKGLSLQEACDWVVQHKLKDMGGEGGLIAVDRAGNVALPFNSEGMYRGWRNQAGEGEVAIFA, encoded by the coding sequence ATGTACACGATTGCTATTCACGGAGGGTCGGGCACCATTAGCCGATTGGAAATTACCCCGGAGCAGGAAAAAGAATACCGTCAGGGGCTGGACAAGGCGCTTGAAGCCGGATACGCGGTCTTGGCGCGGGGCGGTTCGGCACTCGAAGCCGTTGAGCAAGCCGTTCGGAGCCTGGAAGATTTCGAAAAGTTTAACGCCGGACGCGGATCGGTGTTTTCCGCGAACGGCAAGCACGAAATGGACGCGTCCATCATGTGCGGGCAGACGCTCAAAGCCGGGGCCGTGGCCGGTGTTACCAATATCCGCAATCCGATCACCCTGGCGCGAACCGTCATGGAAAAGTCCGAGAATGTTTTCCTGCTGAATCCCGGAGCCGAAGAGTTTGCCCGGGAACACGGTATTGCGGTCGAACCGGATGACTACTTCTACACCGATCATCGTTTTCAGCAACTCAAAGAAGCGCAGGAAGCCAACCGGACCCAGTTGGACCACAGCCGGAGCAACACCGGTAAAGGAACGGTCGGGGCCGTCGCCCTGGATGCGAATGGCAACCTGGCCGCGGCCACCTCGACGGGCGGACTGACCAACAAAAAATACGGCCGGGTGGGGGATACACCGGTTATCGGGGGCGGAACTTACGCCAATAATCAAACCTGCGCGGTGTCGTGCACGGGGTACGGGGAGTTTTTTATCCGGGCGGTGGTCGCTTACGACGTTTCCTGTCTGCTCGACTACAAAGGGCTGTCGTTGCAGGAAGCCTGCGACTGGGTGGTGCAGCACAAACTGAAAGACATGGGGGGCGAAGGGGGCCTGATTGCCGTAGACCGGGCGGGAAACGTGGCCCTGCCGTTTAACTCGGAGGGCATGTACCGCGGCTGGCGCAATCAGGCCGGGGAGGGCGAGGTCGCTATCTTTGCGTGA
- a CDS encoding MFS transporter yields the protein MSSSAPASTVPSSAPNKWMILGTLMFGTFMSTLDSSIVNIALPTIRRELNAGDSVEWIVLCYLLTTTSTLLIMGKLSDLVGRRQLYIAGFCVFVLGSLLCGLAWSLGSLVVFRVIQGLGAAMIYAVGPAIIGDTFAPQERGQAMGFMGSIVAAGSSAGPVIGGLLLGKFGWSSIFFVNVPIGLLAIWRAWTILPASPKVTNQRFDLVGAGLFVAGVTTLLIGLDFGPENDYGWGHPLVITLITVGAVLVVLFILWEGRVREPMLPLSLFGIRAYTAAILAAFCGFVASGGNLFVIPFYLQQIIGLTPERAGLVLLAGPLTLSLVAPLGGYLSSRVPTRWLSSTGLLITASGYFALSFLDSTWDWKDVVWRSALVSMGFGLFQSPNSSSALNSAPVAQRGVASSVIAFMRNLGFVIGIAVAAAVWYSARNRYGLLQHVAPESTSAQLRGMHSVYLVLAGLVLTGAIISVTRGKPNSAPSEPVFSESPVADAN from the coding sequence GTGTCTTCGTCCGCACCCGCTTCAACTGTACCTTCTTCCGCTCCCAACAAATGGATGATTCTGGGCACCCTGATGTTCGGAACGTTCATGTCTACCCTCGACAGCAGCATTGTCAACATTGCGCTGCCCACCATCCGGCGGGAGCTGAACGCCGGTGACAGCGTCGAATGGATTGTGCTCTGTTACCTGCTGACGACCACCAGTACGTTGCTCATCATGGGCAAGTTGTCGGATCTGGTCGGGCGTCGGCAGCTCTACATCGCGGGTTTCTGCGTGTTTGTGCTGGGATCTCTGCTCTGCGGACTGGCCTGGAGTTTGGGATCGCTGGTGGTTTTTCGGGTGATTCAGGGGTTGGGGGCCGCCATGATTTATGCCGTTGGTCCGGCAATCATCGGCGATACGTTTGCGCCCCAGGAGCGGGGCCAGGCGATGGGATTTATGGGGTCCATTGTGGCCGCTGGTTCGAGCGCCGGACCGGTCATTGGCGGTTTGCTGCTGGGAAAGTTTGGCTGGTCGAGTATCTTTTTTGTTAACGTGCCCATCGGTTTGCTGGCGATCTGGCGCGCCTGGACCATTCTGCCCGCCAGCCCAAAGGTGACCAATCAACGGTTTGATCTGGTCGGCGCCGGGCTGTTTGTCGCGGGCGTTACCACCCTGCTGATCGGTCTGGATTTCGGTCCGGAAAACGACTACGGGTGGGGGCATCCACTCGTGATTACCCTGATTACCGTCGGAGCGGTTCTGGTGGTGCTGTTCATTCTGTGGGAGGGTCGGGTCCGTGAGCCGATGTTGCCGCTGAGCCTGTTCGGAATCCGGGCCTACACGGCGGCCATCCTGGCAGCTTTTTGCGGATTTGTGGCCTCGGGCGGCAATCTATTCGTAATTCCGTTCTACTTGCAGCAGATCATCGGCCTGACGCCCGAGCGGGCCGGGCTGGTGTTGTTGGCGGGTCCTCTGACGCTCAGTCTGGTAGCGCCTTTGGGGGGGTATTTGTCCAGCCGCGTTCCAACCCGTTGGCTCTCCAGCACCGGCCTGCTGATCACCGCCAGCGGCTATTTTGCCCTCTCGTTTCTGGACAGTACCTGGGATTGGAAAGACGTGGTCTGGCGTAGCGCGCTGGTGAGCATGGGTTTTGGTTTGTTTCAGTCGCCCAACAGCAGCAGTGCCCTGAATTCGGCACCGGTGGCCCAGCGGGGAGTAGCCAGCAGTGTGATTGCCTTCATGCGGAACCTGGGTTTCGTGATTGGTATCGCCGTGGCGGCTGCCGTCTGGTACAGTGCCCGTAACCGCTATGGTCTCCTTCAGCACGTTGCGCCCGAATCGACGAGCGCCCAGTTAAGGGGGATGCACTCGGTGTATCTGGTGCTGGCTGGCCTGGTCTTAACCGGTGCGATCATCTCCGTGACGCGTGGAAAACCCAATTCCGCACCCTCCGAACCGGTTTTTTCGGAAAGCCCCGTTGCGGATGCCAACTAA